In Juglans regia cultivar Chandler chromosome 13, Walnut 2.0, whole genome shotgun sequence, the DNA window TTTAGTCAAATTActatgtatgtatgttggtaAGGAAACTAGTGGATATGtacttatgttatcatatatgtcatgctATGTCACATCACTACATGTATGCTtgtcacatattatattttgtcatgaaattaatgtttatcacacaatatattttgtcatgtaatgtttatctgttacatgttatgccatattacaaaatttctatttgtttcatgttatgccatgtcacaaaACATGTCTATTTCACGTTATGCCATGTCAATAAATGGTTGTTTGttttatgctatgtcatgtcATATATCTCACATTTatgtcacattatgttatgttagaTCATCTGTCTTTTCATTTTAGGTCACTTTATGTCTCAAGTATAGTTTTTGTATCTCGAAAATAGTATTTCCATGTTAGTCtagtttgtttatatttacCACGAccttaagtgttgggatgaaataatatcctagtggaactcttttgtttaCATTGGAGTATTTATACCAGTGCAAAAATCTCTAGGTTGACAAAGTAAAGATCAACAGATTTCGAATAAggcctaattaactggtcaccggagcgAAGTCAGGTACTAACGTTGATGGTGCCTCCATGCTttcaatttcatattatatgtattCGTGCTGGTGAAGATACCTATCACAAGATACGTACATTATGTTTTTCATAATAGGTGAAGATATCTATAAACTAGTACGTATGTTAATGCACTCACAACTCGTGCAGTTATCTATGTTGTGATGCAGTAATCGACAGAAGCACACGAGTCTAGGGGAACCGTGTAGTACCCATatgatcatttttattaatcatgcttaattagtaaacaagattccaaattcatataTTATACAATCATGTTCGTGTTATTTAACGTTCAATTCAGTTCATATTCAATTTCAGCCAGTTCACGTTCAGTTCAAATTTAAATTCAGCTTTATGTCATGTATATTTCACATCAGTTCAGTTCTTCTCATGttagttcaagtcatgtcaacACGTACCATGTTATTTGTCAAGTCATATCATAATACTTATGATCACAATTTGCATTCATATTTTtgttgtcatgcatgcatctttaaactATTGGCAATCGCTTCCAATCAATAGGTTGTTAAGCGAATATTAATATACTACTAGTTGGTTAAGGCCCATTTTCAAGAGAttttagaaaacattttaacttcaaaaccaaaaatatttcaatatcaaCAAAATTTACTATTTCAACTTTTAATGAAAagtcataaattcaaaatctatACAAATTCTATAAACCTAAAGtacaaattatattcaaacaacttttaaCTCTTACCAACTACTTTTACTATTCTCAATACAacatttattcaataaaaatggCCTCAATTCTTGGCAAAGTAATTGAACTAGTGTTTAGAGATTAATTGATTGCTCctcaaactatttaaaataaagatgtATCAAgtttaaatagaaattttttatacaaaaaagaaaaattataaacttacatatttgaatgtaattttaaaattataaaaaaattattctaaaatatatttaatgcaTTATATTAAACTACTTTATtttgtaatcaaattttatatatttcatcgATATATTCATTACAAAATGCTTGTCTGCAAAAAAAACTTGTTGTCTGGTTGATTTATGGTGTAATTATAATATTCAAAAGCTAGACACAACACGTAAACCTTGACACAGGCTAGAATATAGTGTTTTTTGGAATCTAATTGATAGGTTCAAATCAACAGCCTATAATTTAGTTTTAGGATAAAGCCAAAAACCAAGttaagagataagattaagAAGAGATAAGTAAAGAGACTCAGGACTCTTAAAATGAAAGAGACTCAGACTTCTAAAATGAATGATACTCGGACTCTTAAAAGGAAAGAGGGTTTAGAAGACAAGTTGGACTCAATCACTCCAAAGAAATAGATCTCTATATAAGGAGGAGATTCCAACAAATCAGACAGGACTGCTCTCCCCACCCAAACTCCATGCATAATGACTTTAAGAAAATCTTCTCTCAAGGGAGGCATCGTCTTCAACCTTATGAAATCCTGAATTCCTccattgtattgtgagatatgtgaaaCCATAAGTGATTATAAAATCACCTATTGTCATGGGTTGAGGGAAGCTCGAGTTATGGAGCATAACAAGAGCTAACTATGTTAAAAATGTGATTCAGCAATTCAGGAAGGTTGCAGTTTCAGGGAAGTGGTAGTTAGAGTAGTCAAGTTAGGAAAATGTAGCACTGTCATTTTGTGAATTAGGGAAATTGTAGTTTTTGTGCAATGCCATTTTTAATAAGTTGAATGGTGTTGTTTACATTTGTAGTTTGTAATGGAGAGTTGATATGATGTCGTCTTTAGTTGTTTAAGTGATACGTTGCATTTTGCCTTTAGCTTGTAATTGTAATACGCTGTCGTTTGAGacaaatatatagtttaaagaaaaatgaggaaAGATCGTTGATGATCATTTCAGAAAAAATTCTtgttccatctctctctctctctctctctatatatatatatatataaatataaatatacatatatatatctttctctaTATCTCTCTTTTTGCGTGACAATTGTCTAGTATAAGTGAAAGGAATTCGTGGGTCCATTACAAACTAGTATCAATAACCAAAGCTAAGGGGACACGATCCTATGCATTGGTGTTGGATTATTTGAACCATTGTTGGCAGCAGCAAGATCAGCAACAGAAGCAAGTTGAAGATACCATTTCCATTTTAGTTCAATAGCAAGAAACTGCAATAATtgacaagaaaaatcaaaataagagaTTTAATGACATGGTTCAACAAATCTCGAGAATTTCTATGAATGTATCGGCAGGAAATGATGGAGCTAGGAGGAACCATCAGGATAACCATATGTTTGGGCAGAATGTAGATATGAATGAAGGTATGGGTGAAGTAAATCATCGTGATACTTTTGATAGAGGCATTGTCAAGAGAATCAAGTTGGTTTTTTAAGATTCACTGGAAAGAATCCATCTACATGGATATATAGAGCAAACCAATATTTTAAGTATCATCAAGTTCCACCTGGTCAGAGAATTTTTATTGCTTCTTTTCATATGGATGAAGAGACATTGGTATGGTTTTAGGATGCTAGTGAAGCTGGGGTCTTTCGTTCTTGGGAGGAATTCATTCAGGCAGTACAAGTTTGATTTGGATCATCTCcatatgatgatccaatggaggcaCTTAAAAGGTTGAATCAAGTCAGCACAGTCACAGCTTACAAAGCAGATTTTGAAGTTCTTTCCAACATAGTTAGAGCAATTTCAGAAAGAAACAGACTGAGTTGTTTCTTGAGTGGGTCACGAGATGAGATCAAACTGCCAATGAGAATGTTGAATCATACCAACCTTAATGATGCATTTAGGTTGGCTAGGATTCAAGAACAATACATCTGGAGTACTAAGAAGCAGTGGAGGAATGAGGGTTATGACAATACTCAGCAAAACAAGGGCACTAATGTGCTCAGATCTAATCAAAGTAGTTATATCTTGGAAACTCTTAAGTCTCAGCCTCTTACAAAGATGCATGTGGAGAAGGTTTAGTAAAATTTCTCCTATGGAGAATAAGGGCCTTTTGTTGCAATAAATTTCTGCTAACTTTAAGGAGTCGAGTTTGGTTGATTGTAAAtaagtttttgagtttttaactCAGTTTGAGAAAGTCTTTGAGGAATCTAAAGGATTGTCTCCTAGAAGAAGTCGTGATCGTAAGATACAGTTGAAAGAATGGACTGTACCTGTCAGTGCCAGACCATACAGGTATTCATATTTTCAGAAgactgaaatagaaaaaattgtgGGGAAGTTGATGCAATCTGGGGTGATCAGGTCTAGCCAATCTCCTTTTTCGTCTCCTGTTTTGTTGGTGAGAAAGGCTGATGGTATATGGAGGATATTTATCGAATATAGAGTTTTTAATCAAGTCACTGTTAAAGACAAGTATCTCATTCCAGTTGTAGATGAACTGTTGAATGAACTCTTTGGTTCAACagttttttctaaattggattTGAGAAATGGTTATCACCAAATTCGTATGAGGAATGAAAATATACAGAGGTCCGGTCCAGTCAGTCcgcccttttttttaaaaaaattttttaattttttaaataattaataaaagattttatttaaaatactaaattaaattaagtgacttattaatgtggattatgtaacaaactcaataaaaaaaaatttatatggtcaatgataataaattagatgaaaattatattattaatttatataattaactaattgatattatatatttattaattcatagaatattaacaagtgttaatagcatatttaaaattttatattgttaatagtgataggttagatgaagatatatataaaatattgttaatttatagaatattaacaagtattaataatatatttaaaaatttatattgttaattgtacaattattatatataaaatatatataaaaaatatatatttttttatttttcatttggtccggtccgaaaaaatcgtggaccgtggaccggaccgaatgttttcggtcctctaaaatttggaccggaccggaccggtttaagtctcggtccggtccggtccgaaaaaaccgtggaccgtggaccggaacGAATGTTTTcgatcctctaaaatatggaccggaccggaccggtctaagtctcggtccggtccggtccggactgAAACGGTCGGCCCGGTCGGTCCGTTCGATCCGACcagaccgtttatcacccctattCAGAACTCATGAAGATAATTGTGAATTCCTTTTGATGCCATTTGGACATATTAATGTACCTTCTACGTTCCAAAGACTCATGAATGATGTCTTTAGGCCCTTTTTGAGACAAtttgtcattgttttttttttttttaatggcatCCTTGTTTACAACAAGGATCTTGAGTCCCATTCGCAACACCTCAGTATTGTTTTGAAGACATTAGAGGCACATCCGTTATATGCAAAGAAGTCCAAGTGTCTATTTGCttgcaaagaaattgaatacTTAGACCATCTAATTTCAAAGGAAGGTGTGAGAGCAGAtcctaataaattatattctatgaTCAACTAGCCAATAACTAAGAATATCAAGTCATTAAGGGGCTTCTTAAGGTTGActgattattatataaaatttaaaaagggtTATGGTCAGATTGGAGCCCCTTTAACATTCTTGTTGAATAAGGATAATTTTCTATGGTCTGAAGAAGCTATTGAGGCATTTGAGCAGTTGAAGTTGGCAATCACAAAACCATCAGTTTTAAGCTTACCTGATTTTAATCAAACTTTTGtgattgagtgtgatgcatgtGGTAGTGGAGTGGGTACTGTGTTGATGCAGAGTCATAAACCAATGGCTTTTCTTAGCCAAGCTTTGAAAGGTAGAAACTTGTAGTTGTCCACATATGAGAAGGACTTACTTTCTCTGgtgataaaagtaaaaaaaaaaaaatagaggccTTATTTGCTTGGGGGGTCATTTGTTATACGTACTAACCATcataatttaaagtttttacTTGAACATAAAGTTGCGACACCTGCCCAGTAGAAGTGAATTCAAAGTTGATTGGATATGACTTCTCAATTCAATATAAAAGAAGTGTAGAAAATAAAGCAACTGATGCTTTGTCAAGCAGAGGTGAAAATGAAGAGTACTTATCCTTATTTGCTATTTCCTTTCTATTTCCTTTCCTAATCCTTCTTGATTGCAGGAATTGAAGAAGGCTTATGAAACTAATGAGTTTATTAAATGGTGATTCTCAAAAATCTAATCTTACTCTTAAACATGGGGTTTTGGTTagataaaatagaatttatgTTCCATATTCCATTGAGTTAAAGATGAAGATATTGCAGTTTATCCACTCAAGCCTTCTTGCAAGCCATTCTGGCTTTCACAAGTCATTACAAAAGGCAAGGGCAGAGTTTTATTGGCCTTGAATGAAGAGTGACCTGAACAAATTTATTAGAGAGTGTGATATCTGCCAATCGAATAAAGTGGAGAGTATTCACCTAACTGGGTTGTTGCAACCCCTTCCAATTCCACAAAAGATCTGGACTAATGTTTTTATAGACTTTGTGGAAGGTCTACCTAGAGGGTATTTTGTTATAATGGTGGTGGTAGATAGATTATCGAAGTATGCTCATTTTATGGCTATTAAGCATCCATTTGTAGCTTCTACAGTTGCTTAATTGTTTTTGTCAAATGTTTTCAAACTTCATGGGATGCCCAAAAGCATTGTTTCAGATAGGGGTTCTACCTTTACaagttccttttggaaggaattTTTTAAGTTGCAAGGAGTGAATTTTTCCTATACTTCTGCTTACCATCCTCAAAGTAATGGACAAATAGAAGCTGTCAATAAGTGTTTAGAGCAGTACTTGAGATGTTTTTTATGTGATAAGTTACGTTTATGGTTTGATTGGTTACCACTTGttgaatggtggtataatacaTGTTTTCACACCCCCACTAAGTTGACTCCCTATAAAGCAATTTATGGTGTTGCACCTATTAAACTTCAAGCTTAGGTGCCAGGCCTAACTAGTAACCAAGCAGTGGATGAGGTGTTGAAGACAAGGGAACATATAGCATAAATTTTGAAGACAAATTTGCTACCTACTCAAGAGAGAATGAAGATGCAGCATGGTAAGCATAGGATTGAAAGGTAATTTCAAGTTGGGGATTGGGTATACTTGAGGTTGATACCTTATAGGCAACAATCAGTGGCAGTAAGAAGGAATATGAAgccttttccaaaattttttgtCCGATCTCTAGTAACTCACACAATTGGGAATGTTGCTTACAGAACTGATTTACCATCTCATTCTCAGATTCATCATGTTTTCCATGCATTAGCTTTGAAGAAGAAATAGGGCTAACATATCTCACATTTATATACCCTTCCTCGAGCAGATGTATTGGGTGAGTTGAGACCTAAACCTTAGCAAATTTTGCAGCATCACAGCAAGCAAGTGAACAATCGAGCTTTGGTGGAAGTATTGGTGAAATGAAAAGGAATGGATGAGGAAGAAGCCACTAGGAGTCTTATTGTCAATTAAGAAAGACCTACCCTCATCTTGTGGGCGCTTTAAAAAGGAGGGGTATGTCATGGGTTGAGGGTAGCTCGAGTTATGGAGCATAATGAGAGCTAACTATGTTAAAAGGGGAATTCAAAGGTTCGGGAATGTTGCGGTTTCAGGGAAGTGGTAGTTAAAGTAGTTAAGTTGGGAAAATGCAGTGCTAGAGTTTTGTGAATGAGGGAAAATTGTGTTTGTTGTGCAATGTCGTTTTTAATAAGTGAAACGGTGTCgtttacatttataatttgtaatagaGAGTTGATATGATGTCATCTTTAGTTGTTTAAGTAATACGTTGCATTTTGCGTTTAGCTGTAATTGTAATATGTTGCCGTTTGGAAAGAATATACAGTTAAAGGAAAAATGAGGAAAGATCATCGATGATCATTTCATAAGCAATTATtctttaatctctctctctctttatatatatatttaatatctatatatatatatatctttttgcACTACAATTATCTAGTATAAGTAGAAGGAATTTGTGGGTTCATTATACCTATTATAGTGGTTTTCACTCCTAAATAACTCATAGACATATTCATTACGTTGAATTGTGTAAATCTTTGTGTTtttctagatttatttttgtttattatttatttttatggatgaatataaAGAATACTATATCAAAACTTGAATTACCATTATGAATCGCGAATAAGTTTTTCCTCCATTACGACACGTTCTTacgattttttatattaacaaTGCTCACACCCTTTAGAGCACTCCTATGGGTATTTGGCTAATAGAATCTCAAAATTTGTTATATTAGATTatgcaaatgtaaaaaataatttattttaatttaatacagTAATTTAGTGTTGTGGGTTGAATTTGATAGTTACTGTAACatgattaaaaagaataaaaaaatatttttttccttatttcctACTATGATTTGGTTActactaattaacatataatcaataaaatggtaaaatataataaaataaaataattttaaaattttaaaattattttattattatataaaaaatatataaataatttaatgtgaaaattaaatgtgaataaaatagataaaaataaattcatggcttattaattaaaatttaatccaaaaatcatataatataaaataaatatttatttaaaagataaaaaggcAAAAGAGAACTGGACACGAAATATCAGCAGGACACGAGGTACGAGGTCCGAGTGGGGCACGCGATCCTGCATCTCACGACACCTGTACTCTTCCAGCACAGACATGTGACTTCTTGGATGGAACATTCATTGTCAGAGGCGGGAAGGACcaaacataaaaggaaagaaagaagagcaaAAAGTGGCACCCAACACACGAGACGCCACGTATTGGTATTTCTAGCCACCCACCATCCTGTTGGACCCCACCAgcactcataaaatattaaaatctttctttttcccagTACCGAATCACTAACTGCCCGATCGTCTCTCCACGCGTCCAATATCTTCATCTCTACCGTCCACGTCTCTGTTTTTGAAAAATCCAAGTCAGTGGTCATGCATACCCATCTGTCTCCAATCTAACGGCCACGTAAAACCAACGGCCAggatttcatgtattttttttatatactacTCCTGCGACATTTGCTCCTGCTTTCCAAGCAAATGAAAATGAAACCCAAACCGAAGCCGACGTCCGATCACATCTCTGTGCAAATGGCGTTAGATGCCGAAGAGCTCAGCCAACTCATCTTGACAAAAACGAAGAATACACGTCGGAAGAGGCTGAAAGTCCGGCGACTAAAGTACACGTATCGATCGAAGATCCACGTCGAGCCACAGAAAGAGAAACAACTACTAGACGAGAATCAGGATGATTATCACCACAGCGTGGAGAAGAAGATATCGTTATCTTTGACATCTTCCTACGAAAACGACGAGGTTTTGTCTTTCCGTAGAGAAAGTCCGGAGAGTTTTACTACCTACGGCTCGGTGTCCTTGATagggaggaggagagagatggaagatgcGGTGAGAGCGGAGTTAGGGTTCATGAAAAAGAGTAAGACTGCCGTAAAGTACGATTTTTTCGGAGTTTACGATGGGCACGGAGGGCCCCAAGTGGCGACGGCGTGCGAGGAGAGGTTGCATGGGGTTCTGGCTGAGGAGAGAGATGATCATGTTCAAGGTGAGGATGAAGGGATGGATTATTGGCAGAGGGTGATGGATGCGTGTTTTGGTAAAATGGACGAGGAGGTGAGGGATAACGGGTTGGGAAGAACGGTGGGATCGACGGCTGTTGTGGCGGTGGTgggggaggaggaggtggtggtggcaaACTGTGGGGATTGCAGGGCGGTGATGTGTAGTGGTGGTGTGGCCTTGGTCTTGTCTACGGATCACAAGGTACGTACGTTTTCTTGCATTTCCTTTGTTTCGTATcagaaaatttaagaaaaatcgCCATTAGAAGCAGCGGCTTGGGGGCTTTGAGGTCGACACGTTGTTTGATCTGTTGTAGCTGTTTggtgttaaataatatatcgttagaatattttatttttaatattatttttattttataatttgaaacagttagaatattttattttattttatttctgtaaaaattgaaaaaaatttaaataattaatcgAGAGGACTTGAGAAAACCAAACTTACCGGTGGCTGTTTCCAAATGCGTTTTTTCCCCGTAAGGCACATGCCACATAGAAAGTTACAACCAAccaaaacaaaagacaaaaacagTTTCTATAAGGGATGTCTGGACTTCAAGTTCAAGCTTAACAAGGTAACATAGAGAGGAAGGTAAAGTTGGGATTGGTGCTGTCATAAGGGACCCTATGGGTCAAGTTAATGGCACTCTCCAAGCCCACCGAGACCTACTGGCAGACCCCTTCATTGCAGAGGCTTATGCACTAATGTTAGCAGCTATATTCTGTCGAGACATGGGAATACAGGATGTTATCATGGAGGGTGATGCACACCAAGTCATCAACATTCTGAACAAAGAAACTTCTGATTTAAGTCAAGGAGGAGTCCTAATTGCAGACACCAAAAAGATACTTAATACCTTGCATTCATGGTCAGCTTCCCATGTCGAGAGGGAAGGAAACAAAACTGCCCACATTTTAGCTAGAAATGCTCTATCCCCTGAGGAAGATTTATATGTACTGGAAGATTAGCCAGCTTGTATACATTCCACTTTTATTAGTGAAATGCTGTAAGTCAGTCATAAGCAATAAATCTGATGGTTTTCGAAAAACATAAAACAAGGCAACTTAGAACATAGACATCTGGTTAGTGCCCAAATTCTCAAAAG includes these proteins:
- the LOC108983560 gene encoding protein phosphatase 2C 51-like — its product is MYFFYILLLRHLLLLSKQMKMKPKPKPTSDHISVQMALDAEELSQLILTKTKNTRRKRLKVRRLKYTYRSKIHVEPQKEKQLLDENQDDYHHSVEKKISLSLTSSYENDEVLSFRRESPESFTTYGSVSLIGRRREMEDAVRAELGFMKKSKTAVKYDFFGVYDGHGGPQVATACEERLHGVLAEERDDHVQGEDEGMDYWQRVMDACFGKMDEEVRDNGLGRTVGSTAVVAVVGEEEVVVANCGDCRAVMCSGGVALVLSTDHKPGRPDELNRIESAGGRVINWNGQRVLGVLATSRSIGDHYLRPYVISKPEVTITKRTDKDEFLILASDGLWDVIPNELACRIVKRCLDGKMRRSSIQEVENECCPAEAAALLAELALARGSKDNISVIVVEMRKPRGFVGS